In Bradysia coprophila strain Holo2 unplaced genomic scaffold, BU_Bcop_v1 contig_350, whole genome shotgun sequence, a genomic segment contains:
- the LOC119080539 gene encoding signal recognition particle 19 kDa protein, protein MAAATAPITQWSPNKKHSEAERWICIYPAYINSKKSRQEGRRLPKDNCVENPTFQEIKDVLSVCNVRFGVENKLYPRERSKELQFRGRIRIQLRNDDGTPFNPQFPTRDSLMLHLGSMIPQLKSRQGGARAAEVQPQQSSAGGGSKKGKGGKRR, encoded by the exons atggCTGCAGCAACGGCACCGATAACTCAGTGGAGTCCGAATAAAAAACACAGCGAGGCAGAAAG ATGGATTTGTATATATCCAGCTTACATCAACAGCAAAAAGTCTCGGCAAGAAGGCCGTCGTTTACCAAAAGACAATTGTGTTGAAAATCCAACGTTCCAAGAGATAAAAGACGTTCTTTCCGTGTGCAATGTACGGTTCGGTGTAGAGAATAAATTGTATCCCCGGGAACGAAGCAAG GAACTTCAATTTCGTGGCCGAATCCGAATTCAACTCCGAAACGATGACGGAACTCCATTCAATCCACAATTTCCGACACGAGATAGTCTTATGCTACACCTTGGTTCTATGATTCCACAGTTGAAGTCACGACAAGGGGGTGCAAGAGCTGCCGAGGTACAACCACAACAGAGTTCTGCCGGCGGAGGATCGAAAAAGGGTAAAGGTGGAAAGCGTCGTTAA
- the LOC119080490 gene encoding geranylgeranyl pyrophosphate synthase isoform X2 codes for MDELNSILEQCRDRTKQKEQDGILLQPFVYIQQIPGKNVRAKLAIAFNYWLNIPDDKLKKIGEIVQMLHNSSLLGVPVAHSIYGVASTINAANYVFFLALEKVQQLGHESATQVYTEQLLELHRGQGMEIYWRDNFTCPTESEYQQMTIRKTGGLFMLAIRLMQLFSDNKRDFSKLTAILGLYFQIRDDYCNLICKEYSENKSFCEDLTEGKFSFPIIHAVNYQKQDRQVLHILRQRTRDIEVKKYCINLLDKLGSFKYTRGILDKLDQEARQEVALFGPNPFMEGLLDELLSWKSSDGSDEL; via the exons ATGGATGAGCTAAATTCGATCTTAGAACAATGTCGCGACAGGACGAAACAGAAGGAACAGGACGGG attttgcTACAACCATTTGTTTACATTCAACAAATTCCTGGTAAAAATGTTCGAGCTAAACTAGCGATCGCCTTCAACTATTGGCTCAATATTCCCGacgataaattgaaaaaaattggagaaaTTGTACAAATGTTGCACAATTCCAGCTTATT AGGAGTACCGGTAGCCCATTCCATCTATGGTGTGGCTAGTACAATAAATGCGGCGAACTATGTCTTCTTTTTGGCATTGGAAAAAGTGCAACAATTAGGTCATGAGTCT GCAACACAAGTCTACACCGAACAATTGTTGGAATTGCATCGTGGTCAAGGAATGGAAATCTATTGGCGTGACAATTTCACATGTCCCACCGAATCGGAGTACCAGCAAATGACCATTCGTAAAACCGGTGGTTTGTTCATGTTGGCCATTCGATTGATGCAATTGTTCAGCGATAATAAAAGGGATTTCTCTAAATTGACCGCCATTTTGGGGCTCTACTTCCAGATTCGCGATGATTATTGTAACTTAATTTGTAAAGAG TACTCCGAAAATAAGAGTTTCTGTGAAGACTTGACCGAAGGGAAGTTTAGTTTTCCGATCATTCACGCCGTCAACTATCAGAAGCAAGATCGACAGGTGTTAC ataTTCTGCGTCAACGAACTCGTGACATTGAAGTAAAAAAGTATTGCATCAATTTATTGGACAAATTGGGAAGTTTCAAGTACACTCGTGGCATATTGGACAAATTGGATCAAGAAGCTCGTCAAGAAGTGGCATTGTTCGGTCCGAATCCGTTTATGGAAGGTTTGCTCGACGAACTGCTGAGTTGGAAAAGTTCCGATGGATCCGATGAACTGTGA
- the LOC119080490 gene encoding geranylgeranyl pyrophosphate synthase isoform X1 encodes MDELNSILEQCRDRTKQKEQDGILLQPFVYIQQIPGKNVRAKLAIAFNYWLNIPDDKLKKIGEIVQMLHNSSLLIDDIEDNSILRRGVPVAHSIYGVASTINAANYVFFLALEKVQQLGHESATQVYTEQLLELHRGQGMEIYWRDNFTCPTESEYQQMTIRKTGGLFMLAIRLMQLFSDNKRDFSKLTAILGLYFQIRDDYCNLICKEYSENKSFCEDLTEGKFSFPIIHAVNYQKQDRQVLHILRQRTRDIEVKKYCINLLDKLGSFKYTRGILDKLDQEARQEVALFGPNPFMEGLLDELLSWKSSDGSDEL; translated from the exons ATGGATGAGCTAAATTCGATCTTAGAACAATGTCGCGACAGGACGAAACAGAAGGAACAGGACGGG attttgcTACAACCATTTGTTTACATTCAACAAATTCCTGGTAAAAATGTTCGAGCTAAACTAGCGATCGCCTTCAACTATTGGCTCAATATTCCCGacgataaattgaaaaaaattggagaaaTTGTACAAATGTTGCACAATTCCAGCTTATT AATCGATGATATTGAAGATAATTCGATTCTTCGTAGAGGAGTACCGGTAGCCCATTCCATCTATGGTGTGGCTAGTACAATAAATGCGGCGAACTATGTCTTCTTTTTGGCATTGGAAAAAGTGCAACAATTAGGTCATGAGTCT GCAACACAAGTCTACACCGAACAATTGTTGGAATTGCATCGTGGTCAAGGAATGGAAATCTATTGGCGTGACAATTTCACATGTCCCACCGAATCGGAGTACCAGCAAATGACCATTCGTAAAACCGGTGGTTTGTTCATGTTGGCCATTCGATTGATGCAATTGTTCAGCGATAATAAAAGGGATTTCTCTAAATTGACCGCCATTTTGGGGCTCTACTTCCAGATTCGCGATGATTATTGTAACTTAATTTGTAAAGAG TACTCCGAAAATAAGAGTTTCTGTGAAGACTTGACCGAAGGGAAGTTTAGTTTTCCGATCATTCACGCCGTCAACTATCAGAAGCAAGATCGACAGGTGTTAC ataTTCTGCGTCAACGAACTCGTGACATTGAAGTAAAAAAGTATTGCATCAATTTATTGGACAAATTGGGAAGTTTCAAGTACACTCGTGGCATATTGGACAAATTGGATCAAGAAGCTCGTCAAGAAGTGGCATTGTTCGGTCCGAATCCGTTTATGGAAGGTTTGCTCGACGAACTGCTGAGTTGGAAAAGTTCCGATGGATCCGATGAACTGTGA
- the LOC119080528 gene encoding apolipoprotein D-like → MGSLIYLIFLLFSTTSARLFEGQCRTMLSPVVFPFNYNRYMGTWYEIEWYDDEYPTYDECIKFTYTKTSRNAFTMTLDLKQSNNGFAAQQFQGHGIVSEPGLLPRGVFTPGQLSTTYDAGPPTRINHQILATNYKSYAFVWDCMNVNGTHYNEKMWYFDRQPNPVGRPVKVQKLISQYFNEAYIRKTYHGPNC, encoded by the exons ATGGGATCACTAATTTATCTGATTTTTCTGCTATTTTCTACAACATCCGCCCGTTTGTTTGAGGGTCAGTGCCGTACCATGCTCTCACCGGTGGTCTTTCCATTTAATTACAACAGGTACATGGGAACTTGGTATGAG ATTGAATGGTACGACGACGAATATCCCACCTATGATGAATGTATTAAATTCACTTACACCAAGACGTCAAGGAATGCTTTCACCATGACACTGGACTTGAAGCAATCAAATAACGGCTTTGCTGCGCAACAGTTTCAAGGACATGGAATCGTTTCAGAGCCGGGATTACTTCCGCGAGGTGTATTTACGCCAGGACAACTGAGCACTACATATGACGCAGGTCCTCCAACCCGCATTAATCATCAAATTCTTGCAACCAATTACAAGAGCTATGCATTCGTTTGGGATTGCATGAATGTAAACGGGACACATTACAATGAGAAAATGTGGTATTTTGATAGGCAACCGAATCCAGTTGGTCGGCCAGTTAAGGTGCAAAAGTTGATCAGCCAGTATTTTAATGAGGCGTACATACGTAAAACATATCATGGACCGAACTGTTAA